The Stutzerimonas stutzeri genome segment TGAGCGGTGTGACGATTTACGACGACTTCGCCCATCATCCGACCGCCATTGCTACCACGCTCGACGGGCTGCGCAAGCGCGTCGGTGAGGCGCCAATCATCGCGGTGGTCGAGCCGCGTTCCAACTCCATGAAGCTCGGCGCGCATCGCGAAGGGCTGGCCGAATCGGTGGCGCTGGCCGATCAGGCGATCTGGTATGCGCCGCCGAATCTCGGCTGGGACCTGGCCGCGACGGTTGCTGGCTCGCCGGTCGAAACCACGGTCTGCGATTCGTTGGAAGCGATCATCGCCAAGGTCAAGGCTGACGCCACGCCGGGTACGCAGGTGGTGGTGATGAGCAATGGCGGCTTTGGTGGCTTGCACGTCAAATTGGCCGCGGCACTGGCGTAATGTGATCGGTGGGCTGAAGCCCACCCTACGAGATTCCGAATAGGGCGAATTTGTTCTCAAAGCGTCGCGAGCGAAGCTTAGGCAAGGCGAAACCTTGCGAGAAAGCGGAGCTTGCTGGTGCAAGTGAGCATTTTGAGTAAGGTTTCAACGCAGCATAAGCAAGCGCAGCAGCTTTGGGAGCACATTCATGAACGGACCGGAACGCATCACCCTGGCCATGACCGGCGCTTCAGGCGCCCAATATGGTCTGCGCCTGCTCGATTGCCTGATCCAGGAAGACCGCGAGGTGCACTTTCTGATCTCCAAGGCGGCACAGCTGGTGATGGCCACCGAGACCGACGTGGTGCTGCCGGCCAAGCCGCAGGCCATGCAGGCGTTCCTGTCCGAATACACCGGCGCCGCGGCGGGGCAGATCCGCGTGTTCGCCAAGGAAGACTGGATGGCGCCGCCCGCGTCCGGTTCCGGCGCGCCGACCGCGATGGTGGTGGTGCCATGCTCGACCGGCACCCTGTCGGCCATC includes the following:
- the ubiX gene encoding flavin prenyltransferase UbiX — encoded protein: MNGPERITLAMTGASGAQYGLRLLDCLIQEDREVHFLISKAAQLVMATETDVVLPAKPQAMQAFLSEYTGAAAGQIRVFAKEDWMAPPASGSGAPTAMVVVPCSTGTLSAIATGACNNLIERAADVALKERRQLILVPREAPYSSIHLENMLKLSNLGVTILPASPGFYHQPQTIDDLVDFVVARILNLLNIPQDMLPRWGEHHIVSDD